The genomic interval TTGCTTTTTAAAAGCAAAGCTATTCCTGGTTATGGCAAGAACAAAAGATTTTGATGAAAATGAAGTATTATCCAAGGCAATACAAGTTTTTTGGTGCAAAGGATACAACGCTACGTCTATGCAAGATCTTGTAGATGCCTTAGGGATTAGCCGTTCAAGTCTGTATGATACTTATACAGACAAGCACACCCTATTTATTAAGGCTCTAGAGAGATATCAACGGGAAGGAAACCAGCAGATCCAGGAAATTGCTGACCAAAATGATCTGGCAAAAAACACGATTATTAAACTCCTGAAATTAACGATTTCAGAATCTGCTTGCGTTAAAGAGCAAAAGGGTTGTTTCATGTTAAATGCGGAGGTTGAGGTAGCTCCGCATGACGCGGAAGTGAACAAAATTGTTTGGACTAATGATCAATATATGGAAAATATTTTCTGTCAGGTGATTAAAAAGGGGCAAGCCAGTGGGGAGCTCAAAAATAAGCAGGATGCCGGAGCCTTGGCCCGATTTATTTTTAATGCTGTAAAAGGGATGCGGGTAACTGCAAAATCAAGCCCCGACCGATCTATTTTTGATGACATCATCAAACTTACGGTATCGG from Pedobacter sp. WC2423 carries:
- a CDS encoding TetR/AcrR family transcriptional regulator is translated as MARTKDFDENEVLSKAIQVFWCKGYNATSMQDLVDALGISRSSLYDTYTDKHTLFIKALERYQREGNQQIQEIADQNDLAKNTIIKLLKLTISESACVKEQKGCFMLNAEVEVAPHDAEVNKIVWTNDQYMENIFCQVIKKGQASGELKNKQDAGALARFIFNAVKGMRVTAKSSPDRSIFDDIIKLTVSVLG